A genome region from Populus alba chromosome 3, ASM523922v2, whole genome shotgun sequence includes the following:
- the LOC140955409 gene encoding uncharacterized protein — MFVMCINFSLIWLYLLQKDVSEDHDEEKERAMKKGVAEESKEAIEDVNEDHNEEEVGKGALKKDVEEEEAEKMVEKKKDVSEDHDEEKERVLKKGVAEESKEAIEDVNEDHNEEEVGKGALKKDVEEEEADKMVEKKKNVSEDHDEEKERALKKGVEEESKESMEDVNEDHNKEKGALKKDVEEEEAEKIVEKKKDVSEDHDVEKERALKKGVEEERKESMKDVNEDHNEEEGGKGALRKDIEEEEAEKQVKKKKNVSEDHYEEKERALKKGVEEESKESMEDVNEDHNKEKGALKKDVEEEEAEKMVEKKSDLIMLIAEGCQ, encoded by the exons ATGTTTGTTATGTGCATAAATTTCAGTCTGATTTGGTTATATTTATTGCAGAAGGATGTCAGTGAGGACCacgatgaggaaaaagaaagggccATGAAGAAGGGTGTCGCAGAGGAAAGCAAAGAAGCCATTGAGGATGTCAATGAAGACCACAACGAGGAAGAGGTGGGAAAAGGGGCCCTAAAGAAGGACGTCGAAGAGGAAGAGGCAGAGAAAATGGTCGAGAAGAAG AAGGATGTGAGTGAGGACCacgatgaggaaaaagaaagggtcTTGAAGAAGGGCGTTGCAGAGGAAAGCAAAGAAGCCATTGAGGACGTCAATGAAGACCATAACGAGGAAGAGGTTGGGAAAGGGGCCCTAAAGAAGGACGTCGAAGAGGAAGAGGCAGACAAAATGGTCGAGAAGAAG AAGAATGTCAGTGAGGACCacgatgaggaaaaagaaagggccCTGAAGAAGGGCGTCGAAGAGGAAAGCAAAGAATCCATGGAGGACGTCAATGAAGACCATAACAAGGAAAAGGGGGCCCTAAAGAAGGACGTCGAAGAGGAAGAGGCGGAAAAAATTGTTGAGAAGAAG AAGGATGTCAGTGAGGACCACGATGTGGAAAAAGAAAGGGCCCTGAAGAAGGGCGTCgaagaggaaaggaaagaatCCATGAAGGACGTCAATGAAGACCATAACGAGGAAGAGGGGGGAAAGGGGGCCCTAAGGAAGGACATCGAAGAGGAAGAGGCAGAGAAACAAGTCAAGAAGAAG AAGAACGTCAGTGAGGACCActatgaggaaaaagaaagggccCTGAAGAAGGGCGTCGAAGAGGAAAGCAAAGAATCCATGGAGGACGTCAATGAAGACCATAACAAGGAAAAGGGGGCCCTAAAGAAGGACGTCGAAGAGGAAGAGGCAGAAAAAATGGTCGAGAAGAAG TCTGATTTGATTATGTTAATTGCAGAAGGATGTCAGTGA
- the LOC140955392 gene encoding uncharacterized protein encodes MEDVNEDHNEEEVGKGALKKDVEEEKKVVSEDHDEEKERALKKGVEEESKEAMEDVNEDHNEEEVGKGALKKEVEEEEAEKLVEKKKDVSEDPMRKKKAMTKGIEDGKQRSMEDVNDDHNRKRWERGPKEGCRRKEAEKLVEKKKDVSEDHDEEKERALKKGDEEERKEAMEEVHEDHNEEEVGKGALKKDVEEEKAEKQKDVSEDHDEEKERALKKGVAEESEEAIEDVNEDHNEEEVGKGALKKDVEEEEAEKIVEKKKDVSEDHDEEKERALKKGDEEERKEAMEDVHEDHNEEELGKGALKKDVEDEKAEKTDANMFFRCFFKVVSEDRDEEKERALKKGVEEKSKEAMKDINEDHSEEEVGKGALKKDVEEEEAKKQVEKKKVVSEDRDEEKERALKKGVEEESKQAMKDINEDHSEEKVGKEALKKDVKEEEAEKQVEKKKDVSEDHDKEKERALKKGVEEESKEAMEDVNDDHNVEEGGKGTLKKDVEEEEAEKQDEKKKDVSEDHDEEKERALKKGVAEESKEAIENVNEDHNEEEVGKGALKKDVEEEKVEKQKDVSEDHDEEKERALIKGDEEERKEAMEDIHEDHNEEEVGKGALKKDIEEEKAEKQSSDIEISLF; translated from the exons ATGGAGGACGTCAATGAAGACCATAACGAGGAAGAGGTGGGAAAGGGGGCCCTAAAGAAGGACGTCGAAGAGGAAAAG AAGGTTGTCAGTGAGGACCacgatgaggaaaaagaaagggccCTGAAGAAGGGCGTCGAAGAGGAAAGCAAAGAAGCCATGGAGGACGTCAATGAAGACCATAACGAGGAAGAGGTGGGAAAGGGGGCCCTAAAGAAGGAGGTCGAAGAGGAAGAGGCAGAAAAACTGGTCGAGAAGAAG AAGGATGTCAGTGAGGACccgatgaggaaaaagaaagccaTGACGAAGGGCATCGAAGATGGAAAGCAAAGAAGCATGGAGGATGTCAATGATGACCATAACAGGAAGAGGTGGGAAAGGGGCCCTAAAGAAGGATGTCGAAGAAAAGAGGCAGAAAAACTGGTCGAGAAGAAG AAGGATGTCAGTGAGGACCacgatgaggaaaaagaaagggccCTGAAAAAGGGCGAtgaagaggaaagaaaagaagcaatggAGGAAGTCCATGAAGACCATAACGAGGAAGAGGTGGGAAAGGGAGCCCTAAAGAAGGACGTCGAAGAGGAAAAGGCAGAAAAACAg AAAGATGTCAGTGAGGACCacgatgaggaaaaagaaagggcgTTGAAGAAGGGCGTCGCAGAGGAAAGCGAAGAAGCCATTGAGGACGTCAATGAAGACCATAACGAGGAAGAGGTTGGAAAAGGGGCCCTAAAGAAGGACGTCGAAGAGGAAGAGGCGGAAAAAATTGTCGAGAAGAAG AAGGATGTCAGTGAGGACCacgatgaggaaaaagaaagggccCTGAAAAAGGGCGAtgaagaggaaagaaaagaagcaatggAGGATGTCCATGAAGACCATAACGAGGAAGAGCTGGGAAAAGGGGCCCTAAAGAAGGACGTCGAAGACGAAAAGGCAGAAAAAACAG ATGCTAACATGTTCTTTCGctgtttcttt AAGGTTGTTAGTGAGGACCgcgatgaggaaaaagaaagggccTTGAAGAAGGGCGTCgaagagaaaagcaaagaagCTATGAAGGACATCAATGAAGACCATAGCGAGGAAGAGGTGGGAAAGGGAGCCCTAAAGAAGGACGTCGAAGAGGAAGAGGCAAAAAAACAGGTCGAGAAGAAG AAGGTTGTCAGTGAGGACCgcgatgaggaaaaagaaagggccCTGAAGAAGGGCGTCGAAGAGGAAAGCAAACAAGCTATGAAGGACATCAATGAAGACCATAGCGAGGAAAAGGTGGGAAAGGAAGCCCTAAAGAAGGACGTCAAAGAGGAAGAGGCAGAAAAACAGGTTGAGAAGAAG AAGGATGTAAGTGAGGACCacgataaggaaaaagaaagggccTTGAAGAAGGGCGTCGAAGAGGAAAGCAAAGAAGCCATGGAGGACGTCAATGATGACCACAACGTGGAAGAGGGGGGAAAGGGGACCCTAAAGAAGGACGTCGAAGAGGAAGAGGCAGAAAAACAGGACGAGAAGAAG AAGGATGTTAGTGAGGACCacgatgaggaaaaagaaagggccTTGAAGAAGGGCGTCGCAGAGGAAAGCAAAGAAGCCATTGAGAACGTCAATGAAGACCATAACGAGGAAGAGGTTGGAAAAGGAGCTCTAAAGAAGGACGTTGAAGAGGAAAAGGTAGAAAAACAG AAGGATGTCAGTGAGGACCacgatgaggaaaaagaaagggccCTGATAAAGGGCGAtgaagaggaaagaaaagaagcaatggAGGACATTCATGAAGACCATAACGAGGAAGAGGTCGGAAAGGGGGCCCTAAAGAAGGACATCGAAGAGGAAAAAGCAGAAAAACAG TCATCCGATAttgaaatttcattattttga
- the LOC118029202 gene encoding uncharacterized protein, with protein sequence MEGLRHLQSHHDELEAQFLEERKALEAKYQKLYQPLYTKRFEIVNGQEEAEGATKEKGVPEFWLATMKTHEVLAAEIKGRDEGALKFINDIKWSRLQAPEGFKLEFYFNPNPYFKNSVLTKTYRIIDGLDPILSQAIGTEIEWYPGKCLTKKVIVKKKPRRGSKIAKTITTVKKSESFFTFFTPPRIPENEDELDDDAYDELQDMIEQDYNVGMIIRDTTIPHALSRFTGEASKDDEAEKKGERKEGRKKDVSEDHDEEKEKALKKGVEEESKVAMEDVNEDHNKEEGGKGALKKDVEEEKIEKQVEKKNDVSKDHDEEKERDLKKGVEEESKEAMEDVNKDHNEEDEEKGALKKDVEEEEAEKQVEKKKDVSEDPDEEKESAMTKGIEEESKEAMEDVNDDHNEEEVGKGALMKDVEEQEAEKLVEKKKDVTEDPDEEKESAMTKGIEEESKEAMEDINDDHNEEKVGKGALMKDVEEQEAEKLVEKKKDVSEDHDEEKERARKKGDEEERKEAMEDVHEDHNEEEVGKGALKKDVEEEKAEKQKDVSEHHDEEKERALKKGVAEESEEAIEHVNEDHNEEEVGKGALKKDVEEEEAEKIVEKKDVSEDHDEEKERALKKDDEEERKEAMEDIHEDHNEEEVGKGALKKDVEEEKAEKQKPVSEDRDEEKERALKKGVEEESKEAMADVNEDHNEEEVGKGALKKDVEEEEAEKQVEKKKDGSEDHDEEKERALKKDVEEESKEPIKDVNEYHNKEEVGKGALKKDVEEEEAEKQVKKKKDVSDDHDEEKEKALKKGVEEERKEAMEDVHEDHNEEEVGKGALKKDVEEEKEEKQSYDIESLLF encoded by the exons TGAGGAGAGAAAGGCATTGGAAGCTAAATACCAGAAGCTTTATCAACCGCTCTACACTAAG AGATTTGAGATTGTGAACGGTCAAGAAGAAGCTGAAGGGGCTACAAAAG AGAAGGGGGTGCCTGAATTCTGGCTCGCTACAATGAAAACTCATGAAGTACTAGCAGCGGAG ATTAAGGGACGAGATGAAGGAGCTCTGAAGTTCATTAACGATATCAAGTGGTCGAGACTTCAAGCTCCTGAGGGTTTCAAGCTGGAGTTTTACTTCAATCCTAATCCTTACTTCAAAAACTCTGTCCTGACAAAGACCTATCGCATAATTGATGGACTTGATCCTATTTTGAGCCAAGCAATTGG GACGGAAATTGAATGGTATCCTGGGAAATGCTTGACGAAGAAGGTGATTGTGAAGAAGAAACCAAGAAGGGGGTCAAAGATTGCCAAAACCATCACAACAGTTAAGAAGAGTGAAAGTTTCTTCACATTCTTTACTCCTCCTCGAATCCCTGAGAACGAGGATGAACTAGATGATGATGCT TATGATGAGCTTCAGGACATGATAGAACAGGACTACAATGTAGG TATGATTATTCGGGACACAACCATTCCTCATGCTCTGTCACGGTTTACTGGAGAGGCTTCCAAGGACGATGAGGCTGAGAAGaaaggggaaagaaaagaaggcaGGAAGAAGGATGTCAGTGAGGACCatgatgaggaaaaagaaaaggccctGAAGAAGGGCGTCGAAGAGGAAAGCAAAGTAGCCATGGAGGACGTCAATGAAGACCATAACAAGGAAGAGGGGGGAAAGGGGGCCCTAAAGAAGGATGTCGAAGAGGAAAAGATAGAAAAACAGGTCGAGAAGAAG AACGATGTCAGTAAGGACCacgatgaggaaaaagaaagggacCTGAAGAAGGGTGTCGAAGAGGAAAGCAAAGAAGCCATGGAGGACGTCAATAAAGACCATAACGAGGAAGATGAGGAAAAGGGGGCCCTAAAGAAGGACGTTGAAGAGGAAGAGGCAGAAAAGCAGGTCGAGAAGAAG AAGGATGTCAGTGAGGACCctgatgaggaaaaagaaagcgcCATGACGAAGGGCATCGAAGAGGAAAGCAAAGAAGCCATGGAGGACGTCAATGATGACCATAACGAGGAAGAGGTGGGAAAGGGGGCCCTAATGAAGGATGTCGAAGAGCAAGAGGCAGAAAAACTGGTCGAGAAGAAG AAGGATGTCACTGAGGACCccgatgaggaaaaagaaagcgcCATGACGAAAGGCATCGAAGAGGAAAGCAAAGAAGCCATGGAGGACATCAATGATGACCATAACGAGGAAAAGGTGGGAAAGGGGGCCCTAATGAAGGATGTCGAAGAGCAAGAGGCAGAAAAACTTGTCGAGAAGAAG AAGGATGTCAGTGAGGACCacgatgaggaaaaagaaagggccCGGAAAAAGGGCGAtgaagaggaaagaaaagaagcaatggAGGACGTCCATGAAGACCATAACGAGGAAGAGGTGGGAAAGGGGGCCCTAAAGAAGGACGTCGAAGAGGAAAAGGCAGAAAAACAG AAGGATGTGAGTGAGCACCacgatgaggaaaaagaaagggcgTTGAAGAAGGGCGTCGCAGAGGAAAGCGAAGAAGCCATTGAGCACGTCAATGAAGACCATAACGAGGAAGAGGTTGGAAAAGGGGCCCTAAAGAAGGACGTCGAAGAGGAAGAGGCAGAAAAAATTGTTGAGAAGAAG GATGTCAGTGAGGACCacgatgaggaaaaagaaagggccTTGAAGAAGGACGAtgaagaggaaagaaaagaagcaatggAGGACATCCATGAAGACCATAACGAGGAAGAGGTGGGAAAGGGGGCCCTAAAGAAGGACGTCGAAGAGGAAAAGGCAGAAAAACAG AAGCCTGTCAGTGAGGACCgcgatgaggaaaaagaaagggccCTGAAGAAGGGCGTCGAAGAGGAAAGCAAAGAAGCCATGGCGGACGTCAATGAAGACCATAACGAGGAAGAGGTTGGAAAGGGGGCCCTAAAGAAGGATGTTGAAGAGGAAGAGGCAGAAAAACAGGTCGAGAAGAAG AAGGATGGCAGTGAGGACCacgatgaggaaaaagaaagggccCTGAAGAAGGACGTCGAAGAGGAAAGCAAAGAACCCATTAAGGACGTCAATGAATACCATAACAAGGAAGAGGTGGGAAAGGGGGCCCTAAAGAAGGACGTCGAAGAGGAAGAGGCAGAGAAACAAGTCAAGAAGAAG AAGGATGTCAGTGATGACCacgatgaggaaaaagaaaaggccctAAAGAAAGGCGTtgaagaggaaagaaaagaagccaTGGAGGATGTCCATGAAGACCATAACGAGGAAGAGGTGGGAAAGGGGGCCCTAAAGAAGGACGTCgaagaggaaaaggaagaaaaacag TCATACgatattgaaagtttattattttga
- the LOC140955391 gene encoding uncharacterized protein: protein MEDINEDHNMEEGGKGALKKDVEEEEAEKQDEKKKDVSEDHDEEKQRALKKGVEQESKEAMVDVNEDHNEEEVGKGALKKDVEDKEAEKKVEKKSSDSETTMRKKESALKKGVGEESEEAMEDVNEDHNEEEGGNGALMKDVEEEEAEKKIEKKKDVSEDDDEEKVRSLKKGVEEERKEAMEDVHEDHNEEEVGKGALKKDIEEEKAEKQKDVSEDRDEEKERALKKGVEEESKEAMKDINEDHSEEEVGKGALKKDVEEEEAEKQKDVSEDHDEEKERALKKGVAEESKEAIENVNEDHNEEEVGKGALKKDVEEEKAEKQKDVSEDHDEEKERALKKGVEEESKEAMVDVNEDHNEEEVGKGALKKDVEDKEAEKKVEKK, encoded by the exons ATGGAGGACATCAATGAAGACCACAACATGGAAGAGGGGGGAAAGGGGGCCTTAAAGAAGGACGTCGAAGAGGAAGAGGCAGAAAAACAGGACGAGAAGAAg AAGGATGTCAGTGAGGACCACGATGAGGAAAAACAAAGGGCCCTAAAAAAAGGCGTCGAACAGGAAAGCAAAGAAGCCATGGTGGACGTCAATGAAGACCATAATGAGGAAGAGGTAGGAAAGGGGGCCCTAAAGAAGGACGTCGAAGACAAAGAGGCAGAAAAAAAGGTCGAGAAAAAG TCATCCGATAGTGAAA CCACgatgaggaaaaaagaaagcgCCCTGAAGAAGGGCGTCGGTGAGGAAAGCGAAGAAGCCATGGAGGACGTCAATGAAGACCATAACGAGGAAGAGGGGGGCAACGGGGCCCTAATGAAGGACGTCGAAGAGGAAGAGGCAGAAAAAAAGATCGAGAAAAAG AAGGATGTCAGTGAGGACGACGATGAGGAAAAAGTAAGGTCCCTAAAGAAGGGCGTtgaagaggaaagaaaagaagcaatggAGGACGTCCATGAAGACCATAACGAGGAAGAGGTGGGAAAGGGGGCCCTAAAGAAGGACATCGAAGAGGAAAAGGCAGAAAAACAG AAAGATGTCAGTGAGGACCgcgatgaggaaaaagaaagggccCTGAAGAAGGGCGTCGAAGAGGAAAGCAAAGAAGCTATGAAGGACATCAATGAAGACCATAGCGAGGAAGAGGTGGGAAAGGGAGCCCTAAAGAAGGACGTCGAAGAGGAAGAGGCAGAAAAACAg AAGGATGTTAGTGAGGACCacgatgaggaaaaagaaagggccTTGAAGAAGGGCGTCGCAGAGGAAAGCAAAGAAGCCATTGAGAACGTCAATGAAGACCATAACGAGGAAGAGGTTGGAAAAGGGGCTCTAAAGAAGGACGTGGAAGAGGAAAAGGCAGAAAAACAG AAGGATGTCAGTGAGGACCacgatgaggaaaaagaaagggccCTAAAAAAGGGCGTCGAAGAGGAAAGCAAAGAAGCCATGGTGGACGTCAATGAAGACCATAACGAGGAAGAGGTGGGAAAGGGGGCCCTAAAGAAGGACGTCGAAGACAAAGAGGCAGAAAAAAAGGtcgagaaaaaataa